Part of the Vigna unguiculata cultivar IT97K-499-35 chromosome 3, ASM411807v1, whole genome shotgun sequence genome, ATGAGTATTATGCAGTTATAACGCTAAATGGAATGCAAGAACTCTAAATCATGCATGTGAACCTAAAACTAGCAGATTTGACAGCACATGTACACATGTTTAAGACCAAATCTGCTTTCTTATAATGCTTATCCAGAAAATACACATGCAGTGATTGGAACAAGTTTAAAGTGATATCTATGAATGGATAATGCAAGCTAAAAGCAATGAATGTATGCATGGCTAAAAACCTATTGCTGAAACCTGAATTTTACAGATTTACAAAACGTGATGCAGATATGAAGATTCCACATAAATTCTGTCCAAAATGCTATCCGATgcagaatgaaaaaaaaaatactatgaaTGGAGATAAACTGCAGATGCAATGGTTCCTACACATCTAGAATAATGAGATGAGATGACATTTAATCATGTAAGAAATGCACAGAATCTAAAATCACTTCTTGATCCTAAGGGTGGCAGTAACCTTCGTGACAGCCTACGTATGAACTGTAAACTCAGATTTCTTGTGATGTAACCATGCTATACAAAATGTAATGTGTGAAATTGAACAAGTACCAAATGATGTTAGAATATGAAAGCTGTATGCTAAACATGGATGTTATGCGTATGATCATGAATAACATCTAAATCTGTCAATGACAGCATTATGGATTTAACTATGAAATCAGCATTTTATGCACCAAATTGATTCAACTAGGCTACCAAGGTTGCAAacagaattttaattttattttgctgCTTTAACTTCTTTGAGTAGTGTTGGTTAGgctttcttttgtattttaaaagttagtTCTGATTTAGATAGTTTCTTTAGTTTCTTTTGCAGTTTTAACAGTAATTTTTTTAGATTAGTTCTTTTGTTAATGTCTAGCTTTAACCTTGTTCTGTTCTGATTTAGTACGAAATTTTAGGAGTATAGTTAAATTTCAAGTTTCTGTTTTACTTTAGTAGATTCTTGTATATTTGGTTTTGTTTGATCATTTCTAAACTGTCTAAATAAAGATTTGGTTAATTTTAGTAGTATTAGAGGTCTGTTTCTGTCTTATGCTTACTTTAGTTACTAAATAGTGTAGTTTGAAGTGTATTTCTAGGTTCACATAGTTATGTTTtgcagtttttattttcttgagtAGATAAGGGTAGTTTTAGGTTAGTTTGATGAATTAGAATTTGTTGGCATAGTTATTTTACTGTTTTGGTAGTGTTAAGAGTAGACATTAGATTTAGTGCATttttttagttcatttttattagttttagtGCATTTTCAGATTTTAATAGTCAGATGTAGtatttcttttctgttttaagTAACTAGCATAGTTCTTATCTTACGTTTATCATTTTAAACTAGTCCAGGATGCTCTTTTACTTTTTCCATTAGTAGTATAGTACAGTTTCAGATTTAAGCTTAGTTTTAGCATATGTTTTAGGTTCTTAACAGTGATATTTAGATTCTTTTAGTAAatctagtttttaattttatttttagcttCCTTTTaccatttaaaatttgtttggaCAGCTGCATTGCATTCTACTTTTCTGATTAAGTACAGTTTTAGTTTTTAGGCTAGTTTAGTATGCTTTTCTTAGGTTTTTATGGTGAATTTTTGCAGTATGCTGTTAGTAGTAGTTAGCCTAGTTTCTAGTGATCATTTATTATTCAGATAGTGATCTTTCTGTTTAGATAGCTTAGGCATTTATTGAGTCATTATAGTATAGTATTAGAGTTAGTTTTCCTGTTAAGTGGTGTACTTTTAGGTTTTGCATATATCAGACTGTGTTGCTGTTTTCGACTCTTGGCCTAGATTTTGTCTTTCTTATACCATTTAGAATGTGTTTAGATAGTTGCAGGACGGTTCCCTTTATTAGTTTAGTCCAGTTCTTAGTTTTAGCTTGTTTAGCCTAGTCTAGCTTGTTATTTTAGGTCTTAGATAGTCAAATTTTGAGTCTTATGCAGAtttttgcttttaattttagttttcttttaccATTTGAAACTTGTTTAGATAGTTCTTTTACAGCTTCGTGCAGTTTTTAGTTTTTACCTTGTTTTAAAGTGCTATTTTAGGTTTTGAgtaatgaaattttgagttttaggtaaaTTTAGGTATTTGATCTTTTCTTTAGCTTAGTTTAGTCATTTTAAACTTGTTGGACTATCTTAGTTTCTGTttttgtaatgatttttacagATTTGCTTATTTAACCACTGTACTAGATTTAGTTGCAAATTGTAGATGACTGATAGGGTTGCTAATTTGAGTGTGTAGCTTTTTAGTAATGTTTTTACAGTTGCAATTGATGATTTGAGTGATTTTTACATGAAAGAATCAGTACATAATCAGTTTTGACAATGATTGACCCTTGAGTGAGATTTGGACCATATTTTGTTTGTGTGTATGCACTTATGAGAATGAACATTACAGAACTTGCATCTTTTCTCTTCATAACTGGTCAATGAATGTGCATCTTTGAAATGATTTAGGCCTTCTTTGATTAAAGTCACTTGACCAAATAAGCTTACCTTGAAAATCTACTTGCACcttgaaaaatataacaaaatccTTCTACACATTTTGTTTCCTCATTCTGTACCGTTTGCCACACCTCTCATCGAATACATGGAAACGGAGATTTCCAGATTTCTCAGACTAATGTCATTTCATACAATATTACTTTACTTTTCAGTATTTTGCAATGGttggagaaaatatttaataaatttaggaAAGTAATGAATTAATGATACCaattgaaataacaaaaataatagtcaAGAGTAAATAGTTTaaagaaaaacacacaattAGCAGATTCATTGGTAACAATCATATTAGCACCACATGAATAAAACTTAATGTAACAATTTCTCAATGAGATTAAGTGGGACATGACATTGATATATGAACTACAAATTAACTATTTTGGACACAACAATCAGATCTCGTCATAGTCAACCATATCAGCGTGTCTTTGCTTCTCCTGCACCATAGACATATAGAAGCAGATTCAAAATTCAACGGAAAACTATGTCACTTGGTTTCAAGTTCCATTGATGTAAAAATGTCAACTCATCTATTGATGTAAAGAACCTTTCGCTTGTTATTCTGATATTCTTGCTACCAAAAGCTATTATTGTCTAACTTACATGTGATATTGCTTGCATTTGATTAATCTCTGCTTCCTTTgcatccaatttttttttccaacatcATGTAGAACTGAGTTGACAGGATCAGGACAACAAATAACAATTCATACATAGCatgtttttttaacataaacaGAAATTATTCCAAAAAATAGCAGTTAACAGGATCAGGACAGCAAATAAAAAGTCatacaaataaaacattaatcatGTAAATTTTACACTTGCATTGATATTGAAACTGTAATCTTGGTGGGAGGATGCATGGACTCAAAAGAAAATACGTGGAAAAGCACACAACAATTTTGGAAGTTAGAGAGAGGTGATATTGACTTCAAATATTCCCTGCAATAACTAATAAACAAGAATTGGTCAATTGGAGATAATAATGCCCAATCTTAAATTCTAAACCTATTTCGTTAGATAAAAATGTCCTGTGCTCATAAGGTATTAAATGCTGATCCTGCTCATCCTTGTGCACCTTTGCTGGATAACATCAGAAGGCTCATATCTCATGATTGGAACCTTAACTTCCAACACACTCTTGGGGAAGGAAGTCCAAATGCAGACAATTTAGCCAAACAAGGCGTTGTTCATGTAGGTTCTGTTTTGGTTCTGAAGCTTGTTATGATAGTTGGTTTGCTGATGCCATATGCACAGTGTCCAGcaattaatttgaacgcgttgTTTACTTGAAGGATTCATACAACGACAGATGAAAAGCAacttataattttcaaattctcCTATATTATCTTAAACATTCCGAATGTTTAATCTCAATGCAGAAATAATTCACTATATTAGACAGAGGGATTTACAATTTGCAAAACAATGACAATGCTTCCAGGATTCTTCAAGTCTACAAATTTTCATTTATCTGTGACACCAGATATTTATCTAGCTTGAAACCTGCTATTTCAGCCTCCTTGCAGATCTCTTTGCATTTTGCAGTCCTCCCAGAGGCCATGTAAATTTGAAGCATATCCTTGTATAAGCCAAAAGTGGGAGAAAATCCAGCTTctttaagttttgaaaaatatctCATGGCCCTAGATAGATCATTCAGAGCAACAAACAGTTTTATTACCACACGATAAGCAGGAAGGTCAAAAAGGCAATTAGAAGACTCCATCTCCCAAACTACAGCCAATGCCTCTCTGTATTTCTTCTCTGTGTAACGGCTGTGAATAACAGATGTGAACATAACTACGCTTGGTTGATAGGTAGACTGCTTGAACCAACTAAACAGGCTCTCAACTACTTCAAATTTCCCCATCTTAACACATACTTTCATTATAGCAGTACAATCTTGCTGGCTTAAATTCAATTCATCTCGTTCTCCAAGTTCATCCAACAAGGGCAATACATGCCTGTGTCTGTCAGGGTTCTTTCCAAGTTCTAATATTAACTTCGCATAAATGCTAGAATCCAACATTCTTTTATCCCTTCTGGCAACTATTAGAACCTTCCACGCAAGTCTAAGATTCCCTCCTTTTATAAAACCCTTGATCATTGCCTCCAACACAGCACGACTTGCCAGACCAGTATACTGGTCAATATTGAATGGAATTCTTAACTCATGGTTCCTAGCCAAGACCTCAACAGTTGAGGCCAGAATCCAATCATCCGGGAAGAGATGAGGTTGATTTTGTGCCCATAAGAATGTTTGCAGAGCTCTCTCAGGGAATCCCATATGACCTAATTCCCTTATTGTCAATGACAAGGACCCTTTCCTCAGGAACTGCACCCACTTTCCAAGAACTTTAGATACATCTTCAGCTGGACCAAGTCTACTCATTTCTCTTGCCAGACCAACTAGGAAACTCGGGCTTTTGTACACTTTCTTAGCCATAGAAGCCCGTGAAGAAACCACAGCTGGAGCTGTCAATTTTACTTGTGCTTTTGGTTTGGGTAGTCCCAAAGGTCG contains:
- the LOC114176078 gene encoding pentatricopeptide repeat-containing protein At2g01860, with amino-acid sequence MYCTFSFPCVYFVPVGRICCNYRRVTLAAHSKRRRPPPKDNRYRPHPKQPPEFGVNLFLKKPSTTSKPTEDDFDIVEENDEEEDENIGVVWESDEIEAISSLFQGRIPQKPGKLHRERPLPLPAPYKLRPLGLPKPKAQVKLTAPAVVSSRASMAKKVYKSPSFLVGLAREMSRLGPAEDVSKVLGKWVQFLRKGSLSLTIRELGHMGFPERALQTFLWAQNQPHLFPDDWILASTVEVLARNHELRIPFNIDQYTGLASRAVLEAMIKGFIKGGNLRLAWKVLIVARRDKRMLDSSIYAKLILELGKNPDRHRHVLPLLDELGERDELNLSQQDCTAIMKVCVKMGKFEVVESLFSWFKQSTYQPSVVMFTSVIHSRYTEKKYREALAVVWEMESSNCLFDLPAYRVVIKLFVALNDLSRAMRYFSKLKEAGFSPTFGLYKDMLQIYMASGRTAKCKEICKEAEIAGFKLDKYLVSQINENL